From a single Brassica rapa cultivar Chiifu-401-42 chromosome A01, CAAS_Brap_v3.01, whole genome shotgun sequence genomic region:
- the LOC103859500 gene encoding abnormal spindle-like microcephaly-associated protein homolog isoform X3 produces the protein MNEENEPTCATPATRPRNPPSSHFTDISNFKTPRRPSVIKSNLGNTPQFFTASKQTPKSMSSTFRRPSLLPTHASRSKVAASSRRLRAFELQQSQSSRKAELNKEKSLRSLAKSLTVWLNFLFENPESCGCDPLENGSAVGSVGNAKRDSCEALRSGKSVGVDTMWRSPKKSRTLGWCGEKGSSLSGSKYSTLRESLKEVCSLDDLKQRMQFHLSLGSCKEIFDVMTRVTKNIDEGRIKMKPQCLLVTDFGLKEKAVKALMCYNQVWLRLGLYIIFGGDSFLCDSEVNSDQETAFLKMVINKQFFSHDGLARAFAYNKMVEGLYRPGYYEALGTVILKRILLLVLILDRAKSQSCISLKYGIDGIDGGSPLLFSEKSSLKSSHQLLSELLPSDVMHGEGNLLAHLVIIGYKIPYQQSPIAEYEFRVRDLFGDLQDGVRLCRAIQLLLHDPSILTKMVVPSDNRKKKLANCRVALQYLKDAGVSLKDDEGMMITIEDVADGDRELSISLLWNIFVHLQLPLLINGKLLTEEIYKVQGLEQNNQIIMATPLEMLLNWIQSITKKNDFKVENFASLVDGKGIWFLLDYYFRREVCCPCLHEEDPGGQQGPRSVMSNTDYHDAVQNFILSQKLTALLGSFPEVLQIGDLLEHNAVVSNQSVIILLAFLSSKLIVKENMEKLNFHKLLCSSCQDQEKRYSRISCSISEAVRNEEPDRENGEDATKTFQAIKAWWQEMAYQNSVGEVSSRTPQGSLSRKITMDFERGDSKAAVVIQSNFRGLHARRKFRKKLKEVCFLQAAIRTWLSVKHIKVLEIFTVEEVTLQLSERSANLKSVARYVKYIVERSRFLKLRKSVLVIQKAVRRHQRNLHHELKAALKIQQAWRSYKEQVISSITIQSYVRGWNTRRMNRKYKLSSVLIQRYCRGWLARRKFYLQRKATICIQSAIRKFNCIMSFHGYKHAATELQRLVRGQIVRSRLQGASYLNSKLDEGVSRLPQHSVEMTTQLHSVIKLQRWWRFLHSQNVRRKSAVLIQRHIRGVFARQRTSMERRYIVMIQSHWRGYLTRKAAKAQVLDLRVRMQTSAANIDDKKRLINKLLSALSELLSMKKVHNILHICETLDSATKYSDKCCEELVAAGAIDKLLTLIRSASRSIPDQEVSKHALSTLRHLARYPQMADELIDTKGSIQTIFWELLRNKEEAYFIASDVLKKICKSQKGVEAVRKLPALVKRLHALVEELTRKANMEKRNVKGQGGKEKSERRLKEAVELLKLITSR, from the exons ATGAATGAAGAAAACGAACCAACGTGCGCTACACCAGCGACGCGGCCGCGTAATCCTCCGTCATCACACTTCACCGACATATCCAATTTCAAAACTCCGCGGCGTCCTTCCGTTATCAAATCAAATCTCGGCAACACTCCTCAATTCTTCACCGCATCTAAACAAACTCCCAAATCTATGTCCTCCACCTTCCGCCGTCCCTCACTCCTTCCTACTCACGCGTCTCGCTCCAAGGTCGCAGCTTCCTCGAGGCGGCTTAGGGCATTCGAGCTTCAGCAATCGCAGTCTTCTCGCAAGGCTGAGTTGAATAAAGAGAAGAGCCTTAGATCTCTCGCTAAGTCACTCACCGTGTGGCTCAATTTCTTGTTCGAAAACCCTGAAAGTTGCGGTTGCGATCCGTTAGAGAATGGCTCTGCTGTTGGTAGCGTCGGAAATGCGAAGAGAGATAGTTGCGAGGCTTTGCGAAGCGGTAAATCAGTGGGAGTGGATACGATGTGGCGTAGCCCCAAAAAGTCGAGGACTTTAGGTTGGTGTGGTGAGAAAGGATCATCCTTGAGTGGCTCCAAGTATTCAACGCTGAGGGAGTCTTTGAAAGAAGTTTGTAGCTTAGATGATTTGAAGCAGAGGATGCAGTTTCACTTGAGTTTGGGAAGTTGCAAGGAGATTTTCGATGTGATGACCCGTGTTACCAAG AATATCGATGAAGGGAGGATAAAGATGAAACCACAATGCCTTCTTGTAACTGATTTTGGACTGAAGGAGAAGGCCGTCAAGGCACTGATGTGTTACAACCAAGTTTGGCTTCGTCTAGGGTTGTATATCATCTTTGGCGGTGATTCCTTTTTGTGTGACAGCGAAGTTAACTCAGATCAAGAAACGGCATTCTTGAAGATGGTAATCAACAAGCAGTTTTTCTCCCATGACGGCCTTGCTAGAGCCTTTGCCTATAACAAGATGGTTGAGGGTTTATACAGACCAGGGTACTATGAAGCCCTTGGAACCGTGATTTTGAAGAGGATTCTGTTGCTTGTCCTTATATTAGATAGAGCTAAATCTCAAAGCTGTATTTCACTCAAGTATGGGATTGATGGGATAGATGGTGGCTCTCCCCTCTTGTTTTCAGAGAAATCTAGCTTAAAGTCTAGCCATCAACTTCTAAGTG AACTCCTGCCCTCTGATGTAATGCATGGAGAAGGGAATCTCCTAGCGCATCTAGTGATTATAGGGTACAAAATACCTTATCAGCAG TCTCCTATAGCTGAATATGAATTTAGAGTGAGAGACTTGTTTGGTGACCTCCAAGATGGCGTGCGGCTCTGCAGAGCCATTCAACTACTTCTTCATGATCCATCCATTCTCACG AAAATGGTAGTTCCATCCGACAATCGAAAGAAGAAGTTGGCCAACTGTAGAGTTGCACTTCAGTATCTGAAGGATGCTGGTGTTTCATTGAAAGATGACGAAGGAATGATGATAACTATAGAAGATGTTGCAGATGGTGACAGAGAGCTCTCTATTTCACTGCTATGGAACATTTTTGTACATTTGCAG CTACCTCTTCTGATCAATGGGAAACTCTTGACAGAGGAAATCTACAAAGTCCAGGGGCTGGAACAG AATAATCAAATTATCATGGCTACTCCTCTGGAAATGCTCTTGAACTGGATCCAG TCAATTACGAAGAAGAATGACTTCAAGGTAGAAAACTTTGCATCATTGGTTGATGGAAAGGGAATATGGTTCTTGCTTGACTACTATTTTCGGCGAGAAGTTTGCTGTCCTTGTCTTCACGAAGAG GATCCTGGTGGTCAACAAGGCCCTCGATCAGTAATGTCCAATACCGATTATCATGATGCAGTTCAGAACTTCATTCTGTCGCAAAAGTTGACAGCACTTTTGGGAAGTTTTCCTGAG GTTCTACAGATTGGGGACCTACTGGAACATAATGCAGTTGTTAGCAATCAAAGTGTGATTATACTGTTGGCTTTCTTATCATCAAAGCTGATCGTCAAGGAGAATATG GAGAAACTGAACTTTCATAAGTTGCTGTGCTCTAGCTGTCAAGATCAAGAGAAGAGATATTCGCGCATCAGTTGCAGCATCTCTGAAGCAGTTAGAAATGAGGAACCGGACAGAGAAAACGGAGAAG ATGCTACTAAAACTTTCCAGGCAATCAAAGCCTGGTGGCAGGAAATGGCCTACCAAAATTCTGTTGGAGAAGTTAGTAGCCGTACCCCGCAGGGTTCCTTGTCTAGGAAAATCACTATGGATTTCGAACGAGGTGATTCAA AAGCAGCAGTAGTCATACAATCGAATTTCAGGGGACTTCATGCACGCCGCAAGTTTAGGAAGAAATTGAAAGAAGTCTGCTTCTTACAAGCTGCTATTCGGACATGGTTGTCAGTGAAACATATAAAAGTTCTTGAAATATTCACTGTTGAGGAAGTTACTTTACAGTTATCAG AAAGATCGGCCAACTTAAAATCTGTAGCGAGATATGTCAAGTACATTGTTGAACGGAGTCGCTTCCTCAAGTTGAGGAAATCTGTTTTGGTCATTCAGAAAGCTGTAAGGCGGCATCAGCGAAACCTTCATCATGAGCTGAAAGCAGCACTCAAAATTCAGCAAGCTTGGAGGAGTTATAAAGA ACAAGTTATCTCCTCTATCACCATCCAATCTTATGTTCGTGGATGGAACACACGTAGAATGAATCGCAAATACAAGTTGTCTTCCGTACTCATTCAA AGATATTGCCGTGGTTGGCTGGCGAGAAGGAAGTTTTATCTTCAGAGAAAAGCAACAATATGCATTCAGAGTGCTATCCGAAAATTTAACTGCATTATGTCGTTTCATGGCTACAAGCATGCAGCCACAGAGCTTCAACGGCTCGTTAGAGGACAAATTGTTCGAAGCAGGCTTCAAG GAGCTTCTTATCTCAATTCAAAACTTGACGAAGGCGTTTCCAGACTTCCACAACACAGCGTTGAGATGACAACACAGCTACATTCCGTCATTAAACTGCAGCGTTGGTGGAGGTTTCTCCATTCACAGAATGTAAGAAGAAAATCAGCAGTCTTGATACAGCGGCATATTCGAGGTGTATTTGCCAGGCAAAGAACTTCAATGGAAAGACGTTACATTGTCATGATTCAA TCACACTGGAGAGGCTACCTCACACGCAAAGCTGCAAAGGCTCAAGTTCTGGATCTGAGAGTAAGAATGCAAACTTCTGCAGCAAACATAGATGACAAGAAACGCTTGATAAACAAGCTTCTCTCTGCGCTTTCGGAACTACTCAGCATGAAAAAGGTCCACAACATTCTTCACATTTGTGAAACTCTGG ATTCGGCGACAAAGTACTCTGACAAATGCTGTGAAGAGCTTGTGGCAGCTGGAGCTATAGACAAGTTGCTAACACTGATCCGGTCTGCAAGCAGAAGCATACCTGATCAAGAAGTTTCAAAACATGCACTTTCAACTTTGAGACACCTGGCTCGTTACCCACAAATGGCAGATGAGTTAATAGACACGAAAGGATCTATCCAGACAATTTTCTGGGAACTACTCAG GAACAAAGAAGAAGCATATTTCATAGCATCAGATGTTCTGAAGAAGATATGCAAAAGCCAAAAAGGCGTAGAAGCAGTTCGAAAGCTTCCTGCTTTGGTTAAGCGATTACACGCCTTAGTTGAGGAGCTAACTCGTAAGGCAAACATGGAGAAGAG GAATGTTAAGGGTCAGGGTGGAAAAGAAAAGAGCGAGAGAAGATTAAAGGAGGCTGTTGAGCTTCTGAAGCTCATAACCAGCAGATGA
- the LOC103859500 gene encoding abnormal spindle-like microcephaly-associated protein homolog isoform X4, whose product MNEENEPTCATPATRPRNPPSSHFTDISNFKTPRRPSVIKSNLGNTPQFFTASKQTPKSMSSTFRRPSLLPTHASRSKVAASSRRLRAFELQQSQSSRKAELNKEKSLRSLAKSLTVWLNFLFENPESCGCDPLENGSAVGSVGNAKRDSCEALRSGKSVGVDTMWRSPKKSRTLGWCGEKGSSLSGSKYSTLRESLKEVCSLDDLKQRMQFHLSLGSCKEIFDVMTRVTKNIDEGRIKMKPQCLLVTDFGLKEKAVKALMCYNQVWLRLGLYIIFGGDSFLCDSEVNSDQETAFLKMVINKQFFSHDGLARAFAYNKMVEGLYRPGYYEALGTVILKRILLLVLILDRAKSQSCISLKYGIDGIDGGSPLLFSEKSSLKSSHQLLSELLPSDVMHGEGNLLAHLVIIGYKIPYQQSPIAEYEFRVRDLFGDLQDGVRLCRAIQLLLHDPSILTKMVVPSDNRKKKLANCRVALQYLKDAGVSLKDDEGMMITIEDVADGDRELSISLLWNIFVHLQLPLLINGKLLTEEIYKVQGLEQNNQIIMATPLEMLLNWIQSITKKNDFKVENFASLVDGKGIWFLLDYYFRREVCCPCLHEEDPGGQQGPRSVMSNTDYHDAVQNFILSQKLTALLGSFPEVLQIGDLLEHNAVVSNQSVIILLAFLSSKLIVKENMEKLNFHKLLCSSCQDQEKRYSRISCSISEAVRNEEPDRENGEDATKTFQAIKAWWQEMAYQNSVGEVSSRTPQGSLSRKITMDFERGDSKAAVVIQSNFRGLHARRKFRKKLKEVCFLQAAIRTWLSVKHIKVLEIFTVEEVTLQLSERSANLKSVARYVKYIVERSRFLKLRKSVLVIQKAVRRHQRNLHHELKAALKIQQAWRSYKDKVISSITIQSYVRGWITRRMYINYKLCSVLIQRYCRGWLARRKFYLQRKATICIQSAIRKFNCIMSFHGYKHAATELQRLVRGQIVRSRLQGASYLNSKLDEGVSRLPQHSVEMTTQLHSVIKLQRWWRFLHSQNVRRKSAVLIQRHIRGVFARQRTSMERRYIVMIQSHWRGYLTRKAAKAQVLDLRVRMQTSAANIDDKKRLINKLLSALSELLSMKKVHNILHICETLDSATKYSDKCCEELVAAGAIDKLLTLIRSASRSIPDQEVSKHALSTLRHLARYPQMADELIDTKGSIQTIFWELLRNKEEAYFIASDVLKKICKSQKGVEAVRKLPALVKRLHALVEELTRKANMEKRNVKGQGGKEKSERRLKEAVELLKLITSR is encoded by the exons ATGAATGAAGAAAACGAACCAACGTGCGCTACACCAGCGACGCGGCCGCGTAATCCTCCGTCATCACACTTCACCGACATATCCAATTTCAAAACTCCGCGGCGTCCTTCCGTTATCAAATCAAATCTCGGCAACACTCCTCAATTCTTCACCGCATCTAAACAAACTCCCAAATCTATGTCCTCCACCTTCCGCCGTCCCTCACTCCTTCCTACTCACGCGTCTCGCTCCAAGGTCGCAGCTTCCTCGAGGCGGCTTAGGGCATTCGAGCTTCAGCAATCGCAGTCTTCTCGCAAGGCTGAGTTGAATAAAGAGAAGAGCCTTAGATCTCTCGCTAAGTCACTCACCGTGTGGCTCAATTTCTTGTTCGAAAACCCTGAAAGTTGCGGTTGCGATCCGTTAGAGAATGGCTCTGCTGTTGGTAGCGTCGGAAATGCGAAGAGAGATAGTTGCGAGGCTTTGCGAAGCGGTAAATCAGTGGGAGTGGATACGATGTGGCGTAGCCCCAAAAAGTCGAGGACTTTAGGTTGGTGTGGTGAGAAAGGATCATCCTTGAGTGGCTCCAAGTATTCAACGCTGAGGGAGTCTTTGAAAGAAGTTTGTAGCTTAGATGATTTGAAGCAGAGGATGCAGTTTCACTTGAGTTTGGGAAGTTGCAAGGAGATTTTCGATGTGATGACCCGTGTTACCAAG AATATCGATGAAGGGAGGATAAAGATGAAACCACAATGCCTTCTTGTAACTGATTTTGGACTGAAGGAGAAGGCCGTCAAGGCACTGATGTGTTACAACCAAGTTTGGCTTCGTCTAGGGTTGTATATCATCTTTGGCGGTGATTCCTTTTTGTGTGACAGCGAAGTTAACTCAGATCAAGAAACGGCATTCTTGAAGATGGTAATCAACAAGCAGTTTTTCTCCCATGACGGCCTTGCTAGAGCCTTTGCCTATAACAAGATGGTTGAGGGTTTATACAGACCAGGGTACTATGAAGCCCTTGGAACCGTGATTTTGAAGAGGATTCTGTTGCTTGTCCTTATATTAGATAGAGCTAAATCTCAAAGCTGTATTTCACTCAAGTATGGGATTGATGGGATAGATGGTGGCTCTCCCCTCTTGTTTTCAGAGAAATCTAGCTTAAAGTCTAGCCATCAACTTCTAAGTG AACTCCTGCCCTCTGATGTAATGCATGGAGAAGGGAATCTCCTAGCGCATCTAGTGATTATAGGGTACAAAATACCTTATCAGCAG TCTCCTATAGCTGAATATGAATTTAGAGTGAGAGACTTGTTTGGTGACCTCCAAGATGGCGTGCGGCTCTGCAGAGCCATTCAACTACTTCTTCATGATCCATCCATTCTCACG AAAATGGTAGTTCCATCCGACAATCGAAAGAAGAAGTTGGCCAACTGTAGAGTTGCACTTCAGTATCTGAAGGATGCTGGTGTTTCATTGAAAGATGACGAAGGAATGATGATAACTATAGAAGATGTTGCAGATGGTGACAGAGAGCTCTCTATTTCACTGCTATGGAACATTTTTGTACATTTGCAG CTACCTCTTCTGATCAATGGGAAACTCTTGACAGAGGAAATCTACAAAGTCCAGGGGCTGGAACAG AATAATCAAATTATCATGGCTACTCCTCTGGAAATGCTCTTGAACTGGATCCAG TCAATTACGAAGAAGAATGACTTCAAGGTAGAAAACTTTGCATCATTGGTTGATGGAAAGGGAATATGGTTCTTGCTTGACTACTATTTTCGGCGAGAAGTTTGCTGTCCTTGTCTTCACGAAGAG GATCCTGGTGGTCAACAAGGCCCTCGATCAGTAATGTCCAATACCGATTATCATGATGCAGTTCAGAACTTCATTCTGTCGCAAAAGTTGACAGCACTTTTGGGAAGTTTTCCTGAG GTTCTACAGATTGGGGACCTACTGGAACATAATGCAGTTGTTAGCAATCAAAGTGTGATTATACTGTTGGCTTTCTTATCATCAAAGCTGATCGTCAAGGAGAATATG GAGAAACTGAACTTTCATAAGTTGCTGTGCTCTAGCTGTCAAGATCAAGAGAAGAGATATTCGCGCATCAGTTGCAGCATCTCTGAAGCAGTTAGAAATGAGGAACCGGACAGAGAAAACGGAGAAG ATGCTACTAAAACTTTCCAGGCAATCAAAGCCTGGTGGCAGGAAATGGCCTACCAAAATTCTGTTGGAGAAGTTAGTAGCCGTACCCCGCAGGGTTCCTTGTCTAGGAAAATCACTATGGATTTCGAACGAGGTGATTCAA AAGCAGCAGTAGTCATACAATCGAATTTCAGGGGACTTCATGCACGCCGCAAGTTTAGGAAGAAATTGAAAGAAGTCTGCTTCTTACAAGCTGCTATTCGGACATGGTTGTCAGTGAAACATATAAAAGTTCTTGAAATATTCACTGTTGAGGAAGTTACTTTACAGTTATCAG AAAGATCGGCCAACTTAAAATCTGTAGCGAGATATGTCAAGTACATTGTTGAACGGAGTCGCTTCCTCAAGTTGAGGAAATCTGTTTTGGTCATTCAGAAAGCTGTAAGGCGGCATCAGCGAAACCTTCATCATGAGCTGAAAGCAGCACTCAAAATTCAGCAAGCTTGGAGGAGTTATAAAGACAAAGTTATCTCTTCTATCACTATCCAATCTTATGTTCGTGGATGGATCACACGGAGAATGTATATCAATTACAAATTGTGTTCCGTACTCATTCAA AGATATTGCCGTGGTTGGCTGGCGAGAAGGAAGTTTTATCTTCAGAGAAAAGCAACAATATGCATTCAGAGTGCTATCCGAAAATTTAACTGCATTATGTCGTTTCATGGCTACAAGCATGCAGCCACAGAGCTTCAACGGCTCGTTAGAGGACAAATTGTTCGAAGCAGGCTTCAAG GAGCTTCTTATCTCAATTCAAAACTTGACGAAGGCGTTTCCAGACTTCCACAACACAGCGTTGAGATGACAACACAGCTACATTCCGTCATTAAACTGCAGCGTTGGTGGAGGTTTCTCCATTCACAGAATGTAAGAAGAAAATCAGCAGTCTTGATACAGCGGCATATTCGAGGTGTATTTGCCAGGCAAAGAACTTCAATGGAAAGACGTTACATTGTCATGATTCAA TCACACTGGAGAGGCTACCTCACACGCAAAGCTGCAAAGGCTCAAGTTCTGGATCTGAGAGTAAGAATGCAAACTTCTGCAGCAAACATAGATGACAAGAAACGCTTGATAAACAAGCTTCTCTCTGCGCTTTCGGAACTACTCAGCATGAAAAAGGTCCACAACATTCTTCACATTTGTGAAACTCTGG ATTCGGCGACAAAGTACTCTGACAAATGCTGTGAAGAGCTTGTGGCAGCTGGAGCTATAGACAAGTTGCTAACACTGATCCGGTCTGCAAGCAGAAGCATACCTGATCAAGAAGTTTCAAAACATGCACTTTCAACTTTGAGACACCTGGCTCGTTACCCACAAATGGCAGATGAGTTAATAGACACGAAAGGATCTATCCAGACAATTTTCTGGGAACTACTCAG GAACAAAGAAGAAGCATATTTCATAGCATCAGATGTTCTGAAGAAGATATGCAAAAGCCAAAAAGGCGTAGAAGCAGTTCGAAAGCTTCCTGCTTTGGTTAAGCGATTACACGCCTTAGTTGAGGAGCTAACTCGTAAGGCAAACATGGAGAAGAG GAATGTTAAGGGTCAGGGTGGAAAAGAAAAGAGCGAGAGAAGATTAAAGGAGGCTGTTGAGCTTCTGAAGCTCATAACCAGCAGATGA